The genomic window GTCCCGTCGTCATCACCTCTGAAGTCAaagcccgggtgggccctctccttgcagggctggatgcggcgcactatgaagttTGTTGCCACCAGTTCGCCTCTAATTTCCACGCCTTTaatcaggtcgaggagctccctcacttgctccatgtcagcactgtttggtttctccgaccagctcttctggttctctgggatatggtggacgtcgtAGCGGATTGCCTggtggctctgtttcatgtagaaccacttggaattccaccctttcagagaagtgttcaACAGTACGTTAATATATTCGCTGGACATTCCATCCCGGAGTTGCAGATATACGCCGCTgaccaccttggagccaccgccacctttcttcttcaaccagaataggtgtctgaagaggttgaagtgcggcagaaccCCTAGAAACGTCTCACAGAAatgaataaagatcgagatgtgcagtatggtgttggggtggagattgcacagactaatcgaCCAGAATTCCAGAAGATCTCGAAGGAAAGGGtgaacagggaaccccaatccatgctagaaataatcttcaaagactacaacttcatcggtgttaggcattgggaagggctcaccattggctggtcgccatccgacggtgacacggtcaggaagcacgcccgcTGCCACCAATCTCTTGAGCTCCGCTTCCCCTGTGCGCGACGGCGCCCACTCTTCGTCACGACTGGCTTCGGTACTTGCCTTCTTTGTGCTCGCTTTCTTCGGGTTCGCAGCTCTCCTCTTCGGcgtcatctctcagatctggatgGGGACTGGCGCCGACAGCGTGTGTGGGTGAGAATCTGAAAGTGCGATGGCTAACGAGAAAGATGAAATGGAGAAGTGGTAAAGGTGGGAGCGAGGGGGCGGCGGTgccgttataaagcactttccccgccctctcgcattcgagggtttttgggaaaccgtgccCACAGTTTGCGCTCTTGCAAATTCCTCGACGTGGGTTAATGGGCTGCAGCCTGGGCTTTCGCGTAACTGAAGCCTAGATTGCTCATTTACCGTCGCCGTCAGTTGTTATTCACCGAGTtatcgccgacttctccgccatttattgaggctcagtaaccgttactgtacagccattcttccggttttttctccacgattgTTTTCCTCTGGTACCACcgcttgtggctcggggactggctgcttgGTCGGTTGGTTTTTCACTGTTACTTTGTTTCAGacactggcaccatgtgactctatcacctactatcaggctcggggactaagtgggcacacttcatcttgcggtAAATGTGCTTTTCGGgtctacgcccggggactggctgtctGCTTGTCTGGAtctctattcttctactttgaaCCCTGGCACcaaatgactacgtcatctactgtcaggctcggggactaagtgggtatacttcaccttgcggtgaatgtgctttcttTTTTTTGGAAGACTCCGTGCATCTTGAAGTTGAACAAGACTAAATCCttctctcgtggtcggactctaagtggacacacttggtctactgcgaagaaattttcgattctaaacttcagctccttacacccttatggcaagctgtgcttgggttatgctgctcggctacGGTTCGTGCTGCTTGGTAATAGcacacgctgctcggcaactgctcggcaacttatcacggtggttggaccaattgtttgactgctcggctttgtttgcacctgctcggacaagctcaagatggcgttgcacaacgggtacaaggtgctcggggctagctgtggggggtatgaccccggatacccacggcagaccacatgggttgcgccctcgGGGGCGGCCCAGCCCAAAAGACAAATCcttacggggcacgactctggtcgacGCCTTCTGCAaggcatctagaagatatcctgaagatactacgagatctgttagaatATGTATGATCTTAAGATTcatataatcagttattactttccagttatctctcagatccaaccgacttataaccctgctcttcggactatataaggcgggcagggaccccctacaaaaacacgtaatatcatacgatagctaatacaaaccaacagaccacataagttgggtattacgtcatactgacggtctgAACTTTTCTAACTCGTgcgtctctattgccttcttgttcttgatctcacgctcccctgccaatcaatctaccttcgtaggatatccctcggaggactaccgacgatattctgtcgacagatcATCAGAGGGGAAGTGCGTGAGGGTTATTGGGAAAAGCCGCGACAAAGGAGGACGACGCCGAAGCCGGCATGCCGCTGATGCTCCTCCCTTGGCCGCCGTTCATCTTCATCATGGTTATGCTGCTGTCGCTGTTCATGGTCATGCTCATGGAGGCGGAGGCGATCGTGTTGGTGCTGCTGTAgtagccaccgtcgccgccgtagGAGGCGGAGATGGAGGAGGGTCCGTATGGCCGCGGGCGCCTGCGCGGCGCGGGCCCCTTCTCGGCCCAGATGAGCTCCTGCGCGGTGACGGCCTTGGAGTTGCCCCAGAAGCAGAAGCCGCAGGCGCTGGTGTCGCCGGCGCGGTGGATGTACCTGTGGCTGTACCGGCGGCCCAGGCAGTCGATGCACTTGCGGCCCTCCGTCATGTCGCCCATGCCGGCGCCCACGCACCGCCGGCAGTACACGCGCCCGCACACCTAATATATATTCATCCTCATGTCAATGTTTTATAggggagatatatatatatatatatatatatatatatatatatatatatatatatatatatatatatatatatatatatatatatatagaactactatcctgtagctggctacagaataacttattctgtagccactttgagttatgataattactatgttaatttacgagattatagtaactccttactaagtggtttaatataatgttatggtaaatatccccatgtgttatagtaacccaactatcgtaaatatgtattgacattatggtaaattagtatataaaattatagtaaatggaggtggctacagaataacttattttatagccggctactgaatagcctctccctatatatatatatatatatatatatatatatatatatatatatatatatatatatatatatatatatatatatagaactactatcctatagctggctgcagaataacttattctgtagccactttgagttacgataattactatgttaatttacgagatttacagtaactccttactaagtggtttactataacgttatggtaaatattcccatgtgttatagtaacccaactatcgtaaatatgtattgacattatggtaaattagtatataaaattatggtaaatagaggtggctacagaataacttattttgtagccggctgctgaatagcctctccctatatatatatatatatatatatatatatatatatatatatagaactactatcctgtagctagctacagaataacttattctgtagccactttgagttacgataattattatattaatttacaagattatagtaactccttactaagtggtttaatataacgttatggtaaatatccccatgtgttatagtaacccaactatcgtaaatatatattgacattatggtaaattagtatataaaattatagtaaatggaggtggctacagaataacttattttgtagccggctactgaatagcctctccctctctctctctctctctctctctgatcaTCAAATCAAAAGACAATAATGAATGAATAGTATGCACACGATCGTACGTATACCAAGCAACGATGGCGGAAGATGTAGACGTAGTTGTTGCAGACCGCGCAGATGTTGGAGTGGGGTATGCCCGGCCGCCCGTAGTTGTTGTTGCTGCGAGCCGCACGCCGCTCACGGCCTCCCATGGCATCGTCAGCCACGTGTGATCTCCGAGGCCGGCGGCCGCCAGCGGCTTGGTGGTctccggcagcagcagcagcagctgatcTGCTACTAGTAGTCGTGCCTGCAGCTGCTGTTGCTTCTGGGAAGTGGTACTGATGATGATCGGCatagtcatcgtcgtcgtcgtcgctgtgGGCGAGGTGTACTGTTAGAGGAGAAGCAGGAATTGGTGGCAGCTGCAGcaggcctccaccgccgccagcgccagaaagaccaccaccaccaccaccaccggcgaTATCTCCTTGATCCTCCAAGGGTCTGTAGGtgaagatgttggtggacgaccTGGCCAAGGCGCCGCCCGCCGTGGTCTGCTTCTTGTTGCGCTCACCATCCGCGTCGCCGTCCACGACACTTACATGATGTGCTATTACCGCAGCATTATTTGGCAAGTTGctggtggtcgtggtggtggccgCCGCCGGTAAAGGTTTACCGGACGACGACGCGGTGGCGGCAGGCTTGAAGGCGAAGTCCCTGAAGGTGAGATCGACGGAGTCGTCCGGCACGCCCAGGTAGagatcctccagctcctgccTCGCCATCCTCAACGTCGCCTTGTCGCCCATATAAcgatagatatatagatatagatagatatcgATCACTACTTCACTCACACATGCTTGAATTCCTTCTTCAAGAACAAGACTCGGCCAGTACTTCAAACTACGGAATATCGATCAGTCCATTGCTTGCTGCATCCATACATATATATACTAGCTAGCACACATGCATTAttgcatcatcgtcatcatcggcccctggattttttatatatatatatatatatatatacacacacacacactatacATCATCATGCATGAGACATGCTAGCcggcgccggccggccggccggccaggcGACGGGTTCGTTCGTTACCTGCAATCCAGCGATGCTACTCCACTTTATGCTCTGTCCGCTAGTTGTAATCGAGCGCgcttgtttctctctctctctctctcttttattaGGAATAAGAACCGCATTTGCCAACCTAGTTTTGTCATTTATATTTTTTAAACTAGAAGCATATCCCACACGTTGCCGTGGAAATTGTGGATTGGTGTATTGCGTGGTATGATGACGTGGATAACAAAATGCTTATGTGCTAACTTAGACATTACAGTTGCATGTGCTAGTGGATTTTAATTGTATGTGGTAGTGCATTGTCTAGttggatagcttgcatgttgagataaatCGTTAGTGGGTTTTGCTTAGCGAATTTTAATTGTATGTGATAGTGCATTGCCTAGCACTATACCACACACCAGAATTAGCGTCAGACATCGGTCACTAAAACTAGGTATTTAGCGATGCAACATTGATCGGTAAAGAATTCCAACAAAGCATCGGTCGGTAAAGGTGCCTTCAGCGGCTATACATCGGTCGCTATAGATAGCGTCGAACCATGAGTCGGTATAGGTCAGTAATAAAGTCAGACAGACGGTCGGTATATTTAGAGGTAAAATCTAGCGCGCTGCAGGCTGTCGATTCGAGCCCAAAATTTGGGTACCCAATCTCCGAAACCCTAGTGCGCGCGTAAAAAACTTCGCGGCCACCACTTTTTCCTAGCTTGCGCTCCCTTATCCCAAATCGCCGCTCCAGTGAAACAAAACACCGCGCCGCCCCCTTCCTTCGATCCCAAATCGCCGCCCGGTGCACGGTCCtctgccgtcgccgccgctccAGGGGATCCTAGCAGGGGCCGCGCCCTGGCACCACACCGCTGCAAGGggtcgcgcgccgccgccgctcccaggTTCTGCGGCCAGGAGGGGGGCCGCGCCACCAGGAGGGCCACGCCAGGGGACCACAGTCTCCTACCCCGTGTGGTGCTGGACTTCAGTCTCGGCAGCCGGCCACTCTGAGTTCTTAAGAGAGGTTTGTGACTCGGTGATTTTCTTCACATTTTAGTCTCCGTAGCCTTGAAGATTCATTTTTGGTTCTGAGTGAATTAGTTTTAGCTAACTGCGTGAATCTTTTTGCTTTCCTGGACATTGCTTGGCGATGTGCAAGAGCAGCTTCTCCATTGGTCGGAACTCACTTTTTAGTCTGCTTGTGCTGTGGTGTTGGTTGCTTGCTAGGGTAAAGTGCTGTGGACCAAGCCTTCAGTAATTTCAGGTCACAATTCCAGAACTAACTACTGTGTTAGGGtagatgcatatatatatatatatatatatattttcaagTTCATGTGTTCTATGATTTTAACTTGTTCAGCAACTTTCATTGTGTGGGTGCAGGTGTTGAGCGTGGTGTTGCTGCTGCTAGACAACAGGTAGTTCTACTTGCGCACCTCGAGAAGACGTTCGAACGATATTGTGGCAGCAGCTCTCCTTGTTTCCATCGGTAAGATTCCCTTTCGCTAGCTattcatctgttttttcaatATTGTCAAAGTATGCAACTATTTCAATGCTTATGAtatgttttttttatttaataCTGTAAGCTGCTGAGGAAGAATTATAGGCAACTTGCTAGTGTTATTAGTTGCCTGGTGAGAAAGAAATTATCAATTCGTTGTTATGATTGGAGGCTTATTGATGCTAAAGAAAAGGATGCAGTTTGGGATGAAGTAAAGGTAAATTTATGCTAGAATAGTATGTTGTTTTTTAGTGATGCCAAAAAAACTCAATCAAATGTCAGTTTATTTATGCTAGAACAGTATGCTATTTTTACACAGCAATCAATTAGATTATATTATATAGAACATGTGGTATGGTTATCTACTAGAACAGTATGtcactatttatttgctagaacAGCATGTTGTTTTCTTGTGTAAAACTGATTTTGTACTTTTCCATGAAAAAAATAGAAATTCTATGATATAGATGATGCTGCTAAGAATTGATTTTTAATCACCGCCGCAAGGAAGTGGAAGGAATTGAAGGCAACCCTAAAGAAGCAGTATTTTGATGAAAACTTAACATATGAGGAATTGAAGAAAAGGCATGGTGATAGACTTAATGATGAAGATTGAAATTTTCTCGTAAATTATTGGAAGTCTCCTGAATCTGATGTAAGGCTAATCTTATTATATACATATGTAACTTGTATTGTTCGATATCTTTACAAAATGTAACAATTTCTATCTTAGGTTCGGACGCAAATTGCCAAAGCGAACCGTGCTAAGTTGGAGATACATCATACAACATGCACTAAGAGTTTTGCTTGTTCTGGACATGAAATGGTACATACTACATAGAACTATAATTACTTATTTCCCATTGTGTCTTATATAGGTGTTTTCTGCAGATTTTTTATGCTGAAAGCTAAAACACTTGCAGGTTGATGAACTAGGACGCCCTCCTCGAAGGGATGAACTCTATATCAAAACTCATACAAAAAAATGGTGTTGTAATAAGGAATGTGGAACCAATAATTGTAAGTTATTCTTGTCTGATTGCTAAATTACAGTATGCAATCTTTATGGAGTGTAAATATTGACATTTCATTTATTTAGAGCAAACTTAAAGCAATTGTTGAGGCCTGTCCAGAGTTAACAAAAAGAACAATTCAACAAGGTGACGCATTTGCTGCTGCTTTAGGTTCAAAGGAGGGAAGAGGTCATGTGCGAGCTTTAGGTATAGGACCTACTCCTCAAGATGTTGGTATAGCAGGACTGAAGTGTTACACACCTACAAGATTTCAAATGAAAGTTTTGGCCCGTAAAAGGCTGAAAGTAGGAATGAAGCTCTAGAACAGCGCCTAACACAAATGAAAGCGCAATGCAAATGGAAGAAAGGTTTGCACAGGAAAAGCGAAATACAGAAGTAATGTCACAAAATGGTTCTAATTCACAACATGTGGTATATACTACTATAACAATACATCAGCTAGTTGTTTAGCCTCTTAATACCTTGTGCAGATTTATATCATTATCTCTTCCATTTTGTTTGTAGAGCCCAAGATCTACAAAAGATGTTCATGAGGCATATCATGATGCTCATTTTCAAGAAGATGAAGCTTATGAAGATAATGAGAACAATGATGCCATTGATGTGGGTGAAAACTTGCTTGTGGATAGGCGTACTGCAGCCCCAACTATGCAAAGCCCTTCCAATGCCGCCCTTGTAATGCAGCCCCGTGCAGCCCCATCCTCTCAATGCAGCCCTAACAATCCGACGATGAATGTAAATGCCCCTCGCTCTCATTCACATGAACATGTAATTCTCTCATCCATGCTACAAAGTTTCTTATCATAATTGCCTTATTTGCTTTATCATTAATTCAGTTCTCATAGATGCATTACTTGATTCAGGTTGGAAGGGATGTGATATTATATGAAGTGGTCAGATCTGATACAATTGTGGCTAGGGGAACAATTATTTCAGTAAATCCTAAAACCACTCTTGGAGGTGTAGCTCTTGGGAAGCATTATTGTGAAGTTGTTGTGAACCTTGTGatcaaaagggatgcaattcTGCCTCGCCCTTATACTGGTGTGGAGAAGATGGCTGACGCTCTTAATTTGCTGATTGCATGGCCATACAATAGAGTAATATAACTGTCCTAGTCATTGTTTCCTGTTTTCTCATATGTGATTAGAGACCAGACTTCTAACTAGTGATATTTGTGATAGATGAAGCAGGTTAGCAAGGCATAAACAACAAATCATGGTACTTCGGGTATATTTCTCCTCTGAGTGACTTAAGTTTATTTCAGCTGATTTTCCAAACTATAGAGTGGTGACAGTAGAGTAAAAGCACTGAAATCTAAGTAGTTTCCTATAAGATTCAGCTATTAATCCATTATATATGTCTAATTTTAGAAGTAGTAAAATCAGAATTAAATTAGGTAAATATTGGGAAGCTGAGTTCCACTTTGCAAGGATGGTTCCATAACTATACAAATTATATTATAGTCAATGTCAGATAGAGGAACCGGGAGGGATTGCTGCTGTTGATCTATACAGATTATATTATAGTCAATGTCTATTTCATTCTTAACATCTGCTGGAACTTTGTCGCACTTAGCACTATTGCACTTTTGGAATTTTGCAAGATGGTACTTGTGCAGTATGCTGGGAGCAGTAGTAGGTGCTTGTGCTGTGTTGTAGTGCTTGACATTGTATAGCATGCACAAACAATATGTCAATTTCACATCTAGCTACTAGTTACTAACCAATATCCAATAATCTAGAGTTCTGGACATGTATTACCATAATACATGAACAAATTTCACCCTCACTTTGTTCAGGTGGGAGTCCCTAGAGATTATGTGATGCTGGATCAACACCAAGCAGATCTGTCTCATGCTCAGTGATGCTATTTTGTATTTGAGTAGGATgagacattttgtagattgtAAGGCCAACATGTATGGCTTGTTGGATGCCATTTGATCTAGCTACTAATTAAGGGTTGTGTATGTAAGTATGTTGTTTCTCCTTTTGTAAACATGGTACAACTACAAATGGCTTCAATGAAAACTTAAGACATGTTTATCCAGCTATGTTATTGTTTTGTGATGTGAACTTATATGGATGTTGAGTAAGCCTGAGATTATACGGTTGATGTGAAATTAATTATATAATCATGTCATGTTAatgttaaattaattatataatcgAGCCCACGTGGATGTCCCGGATTCGTGAACAGTAACTAAACAGGAACCAAAACGCTCTGGTTACGCGGAATCTAGGAGCTATAtggagtagtatatatatatatatatatatatatatatatatatatatatatatatatatatataacgcggAATCTAGGAGCTATAGGGAGTAGTATATATGTGGATGTACAGTGCTCTAACTCGTTCTGTTGTGTTTAGTCTTTCCGTTTTTTTTTATGTTGCGTGTTttcttttttctcctttttttcttttccgtTCCTGTTCTCTTGTGTTCAATCCGAATT from Miscanthus floridulus cultivar M001 chromosome 11, ASM1932011v1, whole genome shotgun sequence includes these protein-coding regions:
- the LOC136493931 gene encoding uncharacterized protein; protein product: MGDKATLRMARQELEDLYLGVPDDSVDLTFRDFAFKPAATASSSGKPLPAAATTTTTSNLPNNAAVIAHHVSVVDGDADGERNKKQTTAGGALARSSTNIFTYRPLEDQGDIAGGGGGGGLSGAGGGGGLLQLPPIPASPLTVHLAHSDDDDDDYADHHQYHFPEATAAAGTTTSSRSAAAAAAGDHQAAGGRRPRRSHVADDAMGGRERRAARSNNNYGRPGIPHSNICAVCNNYVYIFRHRCLVCGRVYCRRCVGAGMGDMTEGRKCIDCLGRRYSHRYIHRAGDTSACGFCFWGNSKAVTAQELIWAEKGPAPRRRPRPYGPSSISASYGGDGGYYSSTNTIASASMSMTMNSDSSITMMKMNGGQGRSISGMPASASSSFVAAFPNNPHALPL